A portion of the Parasedimentitalea marina genome contains these proteins:
- the rsmH gene encoding 16S rRNA (cytosine(1402)-N(4))-methyltransferase RsmH, producing the protein MTTDQNTGSAPHVPVLLRPLLKAVAPVSGRWLDGTFGAGGYTRGLLEAGASQVIGVDRDPLAFEMAQSWAGEYGDRLVMQQGVFSRMDEYASDLDGVVLDLGVSSMQLDLAERGFSFMKDGPLDMRMSQEGPSAANLVAELSEVQLADILFHFGEERASRRIAKAIVKARTLEPITTTLQLTRIVEGCLPRSKPGKSHPATRSFQGLRIAVNAEYEELFQGLLAAERALKPGGLLAVVTFHSIEDRMVKRFFQHRAGKTGRANRFAPEIEEIPTQFTLVTRKAEGPDDQELAENPRSRSARLRVGRRSEAPATPIEARDIGMPQLKEALR; encoded by the coding sequence ATGACGACGGACCAGAATACCGGATCCGCCCCCCATGTTCCCGTTTTACTGCGCCCTTTGCTAAAGGCCGTCGCGCCCGTGTCGGGGCGTTGGTTGGATGGCACATTTGGGGCTGGCGGATATACGCGTGGTTTACTCGAGGCTGGGGCATCGCAGGTCATTGGTGTCGATCGCGACCCGCTGGCGTTTGAAATGGCGCAAAGCTGGGCCGGAGAATACGGGGACAGGCTGGTGATGCAGCAGGGCGTATTTTCGCGCATGGACGAATACGCCAGCGATTTGGACGGCGTTGTCCTGGATCTTGGTGTGTCGTCGATGCAGTTGGACCTGGCTGAACGTGGGTTCTCGTTCATGAAAGATGGTCCGCTGGACATGCGGATGTCACAAGAGGGGCCCTCGGCGGCAAATCTTGTAGCGGAACTTTCAGAAGTTCAATTGGCGGATATCCTGTTTCATTTTGGCGAAGAACGCGCCAGTCGCCGTATTGCAAAGGCAATCGTCAAGGCGCGCACGCTGGAACCGATCACCACCACATTACAATTGACTAGAATCGTCGAGGGATGCCTGCCACGGTCCAAGCCGGGCAAATCGCATCCTGCCACGCGTAGTTTTCAGGGGCTGCGCATTGCGGTGAATGCCGAGTACGAAGAATTGTTCCAGGGCTTGCTGGCCGCTGAACGGGCACTTAAGCCGGGCGGCTTGCTAGCGGTTGTCACTTTTCACTCTATCGAAGACCGGATGGTCAAACGGTTCTTTCAGCATCGCGCTGGTAAGACCGGTCGCGCCAATCGATTTGCTCCAGAGATTGAGGAAATTCCGACACAGTTCACATTGGTCACCCGTAAGGCCGAAGGGCCGGATGATCAGGAATTGGCGGAAAACCCAAGGTCACGGTCTGCGCGATTGCGGGTCGGGCGGCGGAGCGAGGCGCCAGCCACGCCGATAGAGGCCCGCGACATTGGGATGCCACAACTGAAAGAGGCCCTTCGATGA
- the ftsL gene encoding cell division protein FtsL: MKSLAYVLSALAVFGLAFWAYRENYATQQVLKETRTLQRQIGAAQVRLGVLRAEWAYLNRPDRLRELAELNFNSLGLLPLRPNQFGRVDEVAYPQVPLLPITNGVDVSTMAAAGGN; this comes from the coding sequence ATGAAATCTCTGGCTTATGTCCTATCCGCGCTGGCGGTGTTTGGTCTAGCATTCTGGGCCTACCGTGAAAACTATGCCACCCAGCAGGTGTTGAAAGAAACCCGAACCCTGCAACGCCAGATCGGCGCAGCCCAGGTGCGACTTGGGGTGCTACGGGCCGAGTGGGCCTATCTGAACCGTCCCGACCGTTTGCGGGAATTGGCCGAGCTGAACTTTAACAGCCTCGGCCTTTTGCCTCTTCGTCCCAACCAGTTTGGCCGGGTGGATGAGGTCGCCTATCCGCAGGTGCCGCTGCTGCCCATCACCAATGGTGTCGATGTGTCGACTATGGCTGCCGCGGGGGGGAACTGA
- a CDS encoding UDP-N-acetylmuramoyl-L-alanyl-D-glutamate--2,6-diaminopimelate ligase, with product MSNTSEKTLGQLGLTARGGADPVIKGITVDSRAVGDGFLFAALPGSVVHGAKFIGTALEQGASTILTDAEGAKIAAEVLGDGHAALVVTQDPRQALAYAAALWFGAQPQTAVAITGTNGKTSVATFVRQIWEELGHAAVNLGTTGVEGAWSYPLAHTTPDPITLHRALAKAVENGVTHVAMEASSHGLDQRRLDGVHLAAAGFTNFSQDHLDYHHTFEAYFAAKAGLFRRVLQDEGVAVINIDDKRGAEMRAVSCARGQEVITVGRGLGDLSLLSQRFDASGQDMRFSWHDKPFQTRLNLIGGFQAENILLACGLVIASGELPSRVFETLPHLKTVRGRMQLAATRSNGATVFVDFAHTPDAIATALKALRPHVLGRLIAIVGAGGDRDAVKRPLMGQAAVENADMVIVTDDNPRSEDPAVIRAAVKAGAPGASEVGDRAEAILRGVDALGPGDALMICGKGHESGQIVGDDILPFDDVEQASMAVAALDGGLV from the coding sequence ATGAGCAACACATCCGAGAAGACCCTCGGCCAGTTGGGTCTGACTGCACGCGGCGGTGCGGACCCTGTGATCAAAGGTATAACGGTCGACAGTCGTGCAGTGGGCGATGGGTTTCTGTTTGCAGCGCTGCCCGGTTCTGTGGTGCATGGCGCCAAATTCATTGGCACCGCCCTGGAACAGGGTGCTTCGACCATTTTGACGGATGCCGAAGGTGCCAAGATCGCAGCCGAGGTCTTAGGCGATGGCCATGCCGCGCTGGTCGTGACACAAGATCCGCGTCAGGCCCTGGCCTATGCGGCTGCCCTTTGGTTTGGTGCGCAGCCGCAAACGGCGGTGGCGATTACCGGCACCAATGGCAAAACATCCGTCGCGACCTTTGTGCGTCAGATCTGGGAAGAATTAGGTCATGCTGCGGTCAACCTTGGCACCACCGGGGTTGAAGGCGCCTGGAGCTATCCACTGGCCCATACCACTCCGGACCCGATCACCCTGCACCGCGCGCTTGCAAAGGCGGTTGAGAATGGCGTGACCCATGTGGCGATGGAGGCCTCGAGCCACGGATTGGATCAACGCCGTTTGGATGGCGTGCATCTGGCGGCCGCGGGCTTCACCAATTTCAGTCAGGACCACCTGGATTATCACCACACATTTGAGGCCTATTTTGCCGCCAAGGCCGGATTGTTCCGCCGGGTGTTGCAGGACGAAGGTGTCGCGGTGATCAACATAGACGACAAGCGTGGCGCCGAAATGCGTGCAGTGTCCTGCGCGCGCGGCCAAGAGGTGATCACGGTGGGGCGCGGATTGGGTGACCTTTCGCTGCTGAGCCAGCGCTTTGATGCTTCTGGGCAGGACATGCGGTTTAGCTGGCATGATAAACCGTTTCAAACCCGGCTGAACCTGATCGGCGGGTTTCAGGCCGAGAATATTCTGCTGGCCTGTGGCTTGGTGATTGCCTCGGGTGAACTGCCCTCGCGGGTGTTTGAAACGCTACCTCATCTGAAAACCGTGCGGGGCCGGATGCAATTGGCGGCGACGCGCAGCAATGGCGCGACGGTGTTTGTTGATTTTGCCCATACGCCTGACGCCATTGCCACCGCTCTCAAGGCGCTGCGCCCGCATGTCCTGGGTCGGTTGATCGCCATTGTCGGGGCAGGCGGTGATCGCGATGCGGTCAAGCGGCCTTTGATGGGGCAGGCAGCTGTTGAGAATGCGGATATGGTGATTGTCACCGATGACAACCCGCGCAGTGAAGACCCTGCCGTGATCCGGGCTGCCGTCAAAGCTGGCGCGCCGGGGGCAAGCGAAGTTGGCGATCGCGCCGAAGCCATCCTGCGCGGTGTTGACGCGCTGGGGCCGGGCGATGCGCTGATGATTTGCGGTAAGGGCCATGAAAGCGGTCAGATCGTGGGCGATGATATTCTACCCTTTGACGATGTTGAACAGGCCAGCATGGCCGTCGCGGCGCTGGACGGGGGGCTAGTATGA
- a CDS encoding peptidoglycan D,D-transpeptidase FtsI family protein, which produces MIRIPLRPLARILTARAKGENPDAIEKENLRQRHAEIQGRSQVRSEGRLLVLGAFFLCAYAVIGLRMGMMATSEPTEPATSASGSAIAAQRADIVDREGRILATNFETHSLYAHPQQLIDAVASADALVKIFPDLDHARLVKDFTGKRKFVWIKKKISPEQKQAVHDIGDPGLLFGPREMRLYPNGSLAAHVLGGAGFGKEDVDAAEVIGVAGVERQFDSYLRDPANGAEPLQLSLDLTIQAAAERVLYGGMRLMNAKGATSILMDVTTGEVISVVSLPDFDPNERPRPPVSGDDPSDSPLFNRAVQGVYELGSTFKIFAAAQAMDLGLVNPDTMVDIRGPLRWGRFSIRDFHNYGNSLSVERIIVKSSNIGTARLAQQIGADRQRDFLSRLGMLEATPFEISEANAGRPLLPPNWSELSAMTISYGHGLSTSPMHLAAGYATIANGGNYVSPTILKQNGPQLGPRVMSAEAAAASREMLRLVVTEGTASFGEVPGYQVGGKTGTADKPKPSGGYYEDKVIATFASIFPAHDPKYVLVVTLDEPSIIAYDEERRTAGWTAVPVAAEMIGRIAPLLGLRPQVEPAPVTGITLTSN; this is translated from the coding sequence ATGATCCGTATTCCGCTACGGCCACTGGCCCGCATCCTGACCGCCCGCGCCAAAGGGGAAAACCCGGACGCTATTGAAAAAGAGAATCTGCGCCAGCGTCACGCTGAAATTCAGGGCCGCTCTCAGGTCCGGTCCGAAGGTCGGCTGCTGGTGCTGGGTGCATTTTTCCTGTGCGCCTATGCGGTGATAGGTCTTCGTATGGGAATGATGGCCACATCCGAGCCAACGGAACCGGCCACCAGTGCATCGGGCAGCGCCATTGCGGCGCAGCGCGCCGATATTGTCGACCGCGAAGGCCGCATTCTGGCAACCAACTTTGAGACCCATTCACTCTATGCGCATCCGCAGCAATTGATTGATGCGGTGGCCTCGGCGGACGCGCTGGTCAAAATTTTCCCGGATCTGGATCACGCGCGCCTGGTCAAGGATTTCACCGGCAAGCGCAAGTTTGTCTGGATCAAGAAAAAGATCAGCCCCGAGCAAAAGCAGGCGGTGCATGATATCGGCGATCCCGGACTGCTGTTTGGCCCGCGTGAAATGCGGCTTTACCCCAATGGCAGTCTGGCCGCCCATGTTCTGGGCGGGGCCGGGTTTGGCAAAGAAGACGTCGATGCCGCCGAGGTGATCGGTGTTGCGGGCGTGGAACGTCAGTTCGACAGTTATCTGCGCGATCCGGCCAACGGTGCCGAGCCGCTGCAGCTGTCGCTGGACCTGACCATTCAGGCCGCCGCCGAGCGTGTCCTTTATGGCGGCATGCGTCTGATGAATGCCAAGGGTGCAACCTCTATCCTGATGGATGTGACCACCGGCGAGGTGATCTCGGTGGTGTCACTGCCTGATTTTGACCCGAATGAGCGGCCACGGCCACCGGTTTCGGGCGATGATCCGTCCGACAGCCCGCTGTTCAATCGGGCAGTGCAGGGGGTGTATGAACTGGGCTCCACCTTCAAGATTTTCGCTGCCGCACAGGCGATGGATTTGGGATTGGTCAATCCCGACACTATGGTTGATATCCGTGGTCCGCTGCGCTGGGGTCGCTTCTCGATCCGGGATTTCCACAACTACGGCAACAGCTTATCGGTAGAGCGGATCATTGTGAAATCGTCAAATATTGGCACGGCACGTCTGGCACAGCAAATTGGGGCTGACCGTCAGCGCGATTTCCTGTCGCGTCTGGGGATGCTCGAGGCCACTCCGTTTGAGATATCCGAGGCCAATGCAGGGCGCCCCTTATTGCCGCCAAACTGGTCCGAACTGTCGGCGATGACGATTTCCTATGGTCACGGTCTGTCGACCAGCCCAATGCATTTGGCGGCGGGCTATGCGACGATTGCCAATGGTGGAAATTATGTCAGCCCAACCATTCTGAAGCAGAACGGGCCGCAATTGGGGCCTCGCGTCATGTCAGCCGAGGCCGCAGCGGCGTCACGCGAAATGCTGCGTCTGGTGGTGACAGAAGGCACCGCCAGCTTTGGCGAAGTTCCCGGCTATCAGGTTGGCGGTAAGACTGGCACTGCGGATAAGCCAAAACCGTCAGGTGGCTATTACGAGGATAAAGTGATCGCCACTTTTGCGTCGATCTTCCCAGCGCATGACCCGAAATATGTGCTGGTTGTAACCCTGGATGAACCTTCGATCATCGCCTACGATGAAGAGCGTCGTACGGCGGGGTGGACGGCTGTTCCGGTTGCCGCTGAAATGATCGGCCGGATCGCGCCGTTGTTGGGGCTGCGACCGCAAGTTGAACCTGCCCCGGTGACTGGTATAACCCTCACCTCAAACTGA
- a CDS encoding UDP-N-acetylmuramoyl-tripeptide--D-alanyl-D-alanine ligase, with amino-acid sequence MSLWTMQEAVTATGGRAQGNWSVDGISIDTRTLTPGDLFVALTAARDGHDFVAQALASGAGAALVSRVPDGVDANAPLLIVDNVLHGLEALGRVARARCDARVVAVTGSVGKTSTKEMLARMLSDQGRTHAAVASYNNHWGVPLTLARMPRDTEFAVVEIGMNHPGEIAPLAIQARPHVALITTVAAVHLEAFDDVAGIAREKAAVLQGLEPGGVAVLNGDIAEAGVLREVALQQGVKSWWFGSKDKEYQLISAVIQGEETLAQARVMGRDIEMHIQSLGAHFAMNALGALACVAALGADLDKALHSLALWSPVKGRGAREEIHLRGGKILLLDDSYNANPTSMAAALEVLAATPGSGRRVAYLGDMKELGPDEIALHTALARHPSVLAVDQIHCIGPLMQHLHSALPEAKQGTWYQTSAEVLADLPTQIQGGDIVLAKGSLSIALAKIVDGIRNLGHAGPTPIITK; translated from the coding sequence ATGAGCCTGTGGACGATGCAAGAGGCCGTGACTGCAACAGGTGGTCGGGCGCAGGGCAACTGGAGCGTTGACGGGATCTCAATTGATACCCGCACTTTGACGCCGGGTGATTTGTTTGTCGCGCTGACAGCGGCGCGTGATGGGCATGACTTTGTGGCGCAGGCGCTGGCCAGTGGGGCCGGGGCCGCATTGGTTTCACGTGTTCCCGATGGGGTGGACGCAAACGCACCGCTGTTGATCGTCGATAATGTTCTGCACGGGCTGGAGGCGCTAGGCCGCGTTGCCCGAGCCCGTTGCGATGCACGGGTGGTGGCAGTGACCGGATCGGTGGGCAAGACCTCGACCAAGGAGATGCTGGCACGGATGCTGTCTGATCAGGGTCGCACCCATGCGGCTGTGGCCAGTTACAACAATCATTGGGGTGTTCCGCTCACCTTGGCGCGAATGCCGCGCGACACTGAATTCGCGGTGGTCGAAATTGGCATGAACCATCCCGGTGAAATTGCCCCGCTGGCGATACAGGCCCGTCCACATGTAGCCCTGATCACCACTGTAGCTGCGGTACACCTTGAGGCCTTTGATGACGTGGCTGGAATTGCCCGGGAGAAGGCCGCGGTGCTGCAAGGGCTGGAGCCGGGAGGCGTTGCGGTATTGAATGGAGATATTGCCGAGGCCGGTGTCCTGCGTGAGGTGGCACTGCAGCAGGGGGTGAAATCGTGGTGGTTCGGGTCAAAGGACAAGGAATACCAACTGATCTCAGCGGTTATTCAGGGGGAAGAGACCTTGGCGCAGGCCCGGGTCATGGGTCGAGACATAGAGATGCATATCCAATCGCTTGGGGCTCATTTTGCAATGAATGCACTGGGCGCTTTGGCCTGTGTTGCGGCATTGGGGGCGGATCTGGATAAGGCCCTGCACAGTCTGGCTCTGTGGTCTCCGGTCAAGGGACGTGGTGCACGCGAAGAGATCCATTTGCGTGGAGGCAAAATCTTACTGCTGGATGACAGCTATAACGCCAACCCCACTTCTATGGCTGCTGCACTAGAGGTTCTGGCGGCGACGCCGGGAAGCGGACGTCGGGTCGCCTATCTGGGCGACATGAAAGAGCTTGGCCCGGACGAAATCGCACTGCACACAGCACTGGCTCGGCATCCATCGGTGCTCGCTGTTGATCAAATCCATTGTATCGGCCCGCTGATGCAGCATCTCCACTCCGCTTTGCCCGAAGCCAAACAGGGCACCTGGTATCAAACCAGCGCCGAAGTCCTTGCGGATCTGCCGACCCAAATCCAAGGCGGCGATATCGTGCTGGCGAAGGGCTCTTTGAGCATTGCTTTGGCCAAGATCGTTGACGGCATCCGCAATTTAGGCCATGCCGGCCCAACTCCCATTATCACGAAATAG